In Amycolatopsis sp. EV170708-02-1, the following are encoded in one genomic region:
- a CDS encoding choice-of-anchor P family protein, whose amino-acid sequence MKNTHLLRRGGVLAAVVASVALAGAVPASAAPGDGSAYGVKVDVKLLGLDAVKAGPLAEAKTSGPTANSLAKVNLTGVLTAGAINTEAKRDDNSGAVTAKASTADVGLPLLKNALGDVGVKVVEATCTATQKGVQGATNLVGANLGSAGAVDATPAPNTQIKVGLGTVNVATIILNEQIKNPDGSLTVNAIHVKLLGDALTPLGSGDVIVSSATCGPAGLPVPLASGAGLWIGLGLLGAVAIPVGIRVVRNRRPATTA is encoded by the coding sequence TTGAAGAACACGCACCTCTTGCGACGAGGCGGAGTACTCGCCGCTGTGGTGGCGAGCGTGGCTCTCGCCGGTGCGGTGCCCGCCTCGGCGGCCCCCGGCGACGGCTCCGCGTATGGCGTCAAGGTCGATGTGAAGCTCCTCGGCCTCGACGCGGTGAAGGCCGGGCCGCTCGCCGAGGCGAAGACCTCCGGGCCGACCGCCAACAGCCTCGCGAAGGTCAACCTCACCGGTGTGCTGACCGCGGGCGCGATCAACACCGAAGCCAAGCGCGACGACAACTCCGGTGCCGTGACCGCCAAGGCCAGCACCGCCGATGTCGGCTTGCCGCTGCTGAAGAACGCCCTCGGCGACGTCGGCGTCAAGGTCGTCGAAGCCACCTGCACCGCGACCCAGAAGGGTGTGCAGGGCGCGACGAACCTGGTCGGCGCGAACCTGGGCAGCGCGGGCGCGGTCGACGCGACGCCGGCCCCGAACACGCAGATCAAGGTCGGCCTCGGCACGGTCAACGTCGCGACGATCATCCTGAACGAGCAGATCAAGAACCCGGACGGCAGCCTCACGGTCAACGCCATCCACGTGAAGCTGCTCGGTGACGCCCTCACCCCGCTCGGCTCGGGCGACGTGATCGTCTCGTCGGCGACCTGCGGTCCGGCCGGTCTGCCCGTGCCGCTCGCTTCGGGCGCGGGGCTGTGGATCGGTCTCGGCCTGCTCGGTGCCGTCGCCATCCCGGTCGGCATCCGCGTGGTCCGCAACCGGCGTCCGGCGACCACCGCCTGA
- a CDS encoding LPXTG cell wall anchor domain-containing protein, which translates to MYKLPGAGVGVAGGGVGALAATGADVGWWLAVGVILLVLGTIAVIAGYRRTKRLGEMGS; encoded by the coding sequence ATGTACAAGTTGCCTGGCGCCGGAGTCGGCGTCGCCGGTGGCGGGGTGGGTGCCCTCGCCGCCACCGGGGCCGATGTCGGCTGGTGGCTGGCCGTCGGCGTGATCCTGCTGGTTCTCGGAACCATCGCGGTCATCGCGGGCTACCGCCGCACGAAACGGCTCGGCGAGATGGGGAGCTGA
- the xrtP gene encoding exosortase P, with protein MAVLAVLAVAVGLVLAERLYRVFEVQLSGLILRVITTSGVFVAGERETVYFGLSGDTPLGLRMTPECSSAFMLLPLLLVTAVMLYFRPGNAKRLFTSLLISAIVVILVNQMRVLAIVGLVNVMGIDEGYYWGHTLLGSMVSVLGGAIALVLFVWLSTRKPRAERVAA; from the coding sequence ATGGCGGTGCTGGCGGTGCTCGCCGTCGCGGTCGGCCTGGTGCTGGCCGAACGCCTGTACCGGGTTTTCGAAGTCCAGCTCTCCGGCCTGATACTGAGGGTCATCACCACATCGGGTGTCTTCGTCGCCGGTGAACGCGAGACTGTCTACTTTGGGTTGTCGGGCGATACTCCACTCGGGTTAAGAATGACCCCGGAATGCTCGTCGGCATTCATGTTGCTGCCACTGCTGCTGGTGACCGCCGTCATGTTGTATTTCCGTCCGGGAAATGCGAAGCGGCTCTTCACTTCGTTACTCATTTCCGCGATCGTCGTCATTCTTGTCAATCAGATGAGGGTTTTGGCCATCGTCGGTCTCGTGAACGTGATGGGTATCGACGAAGGCTATTACTGGGGTCACACCCTGCTCGGTTCGATGGTCAGCGTCCTCGGCGGCGCGATCGCCCTCGTGCTGTTCGTCTGGCTGAGCACCCGCAAGCCCCGCGCCGAACGCGTGGCCGCCTGA
- the tsaD gene encoding tRNA (adenosine(37)-N6)-threonylcarbamoyltransferase complex transferase subunit TsaD: MPRIIMGIESSCDETGVGLVRLHDDNTVELLADEVASSVDQHARFGGVVPEVASRAHLEAMVPTVERAFDKAGLKLSDVDAIAVTAGPGLAGALLVGVAAAKAYAAALDIPLYGVNHLAGHIAVDTLQHGPLPERCLALLVSGGHTQLLLVDDIASEITELGSTVDDAAGEAYDKVARVLGLPYPGGPPIDKAAKNGDGAAIAFPRGMTGPRDAKFDFSFSGLKTAVARWVEAAERRGEDIPVDDVAASFQEAVADVLTMKAIRAAKEHGVDTLVISGGVAANSRLSELAAERCAEAGITLRVPRPRLCTDNGAMIAALGAHVVAAGRPRASLDFSANPALPVQIVSI, encoded by the coding sequence ATGCCGCGCATCATCATGGGCATCGAGAGTTCGTGCGACGAGACCGGCGTCGGCCTCGTCCGCCTGCACGACGACAACACGGTCGAGCTCCTCGCCGACGAGGTCGCCTCCAGTGTCGATCAGCACGCTCGCTTCGGCGGCGTCGTGCCCGAGGTCGCCAGCCGCGCGCACCTGGAGGCGATGGTCCCGACGGTCGAACGCGCCTTCGACAAGGCAGGCCTGAAACTGTCCGATGTGGACGCCATCGCGGTCACGGCCGGACCCGGTCTCGCCGGCGCGCTGCTCGTCGGCGTCGCTGCCGCCAAGGCGTACGCCGCCGCGCTCGACATCCCGCTCTACGGGGTCAACCACCTGGCCGGGCACATCGCCGTCGACACGCTCCAGCACGGCCCGTTGCCCGAGCGCTGCCTCGCCCTGCTCGTCTCGGGCGGGCATACGCAATTGCTGCTGGTGGACGACATCGCGTCCGAGATCACCGAGCTTGGGTCCACTGTGGACGACGCCGCGGGCGAGGCCTACGACAAGGTCGCCCGCGTCCTCGGGCTGCCGTATCCCGGCGGCCCGCCCATCGACAAGGCCGCCAAGAACGGTGACGGTGCCGCCATCGCGTTCCCCAGGGGGATGACCGGACCGCGTGACGCCAAGTTCGATTTCTCCTTCTCCGGTTTGAAAACCGCGGTCGCGCGCTGGGTCGAAGCCGCGGAGCGCCGCGGCGAGGACATCCCCGTCGACGACGTCGCCGCGTCGTTCCAGGAGGCCGTCGCCGACGTCCTCACCATGAAGGCGATCCGCGCGGCCAAGGAACACGGCGTGGACACGCTGGTGATCTCCGGTGGCGTGGCGGCGAATTCGCGACTGTCCGAACTCGCCGCCGAGCGTTGCGCCGAGGCCGGGATCACCCTGCGGGTCCCGCGGCCGCGGCTGTGCACGGACAACGGCGCGATGATCGCCGCGCTCGGCGCGCACGTGGTCGCCGCCGGACGCCCACGGGCCTCGCTCGACTTCTCCGCCAATCCGGCCCTGCCGGTGCAGATCGTCTCGATCTAG
- the tsaB gene encoding tRNA (adenosine(37)-N6)-threonylcarbamoyltransferase complex dimerization subunit type 1 TsaB: MLVLAIDTSTPAVTAGLVALDGDVLESRGDRVTVDPRAHGELITPHALEAVKAAGVTLRDLDAIVCGVGPGPFTGLRAGMATAASLAHALGIPAYPVCSLDAIAADVAPGEAPFLVLTDARRREVYWAAYAADGSRTDGPHVERPADLQTTLKVAAGDGALLYADALGVQPIEPRFPSPIGLVKAAHKDFNSEPAPLTPLYLRRPDAVEPAARKKVTTP; the protein is encoded by the coding sequence GTGCTGGTACTGGCCATCGACACCTCGACCCCGGCGGTCACCGCGGGCCTCGTCGCCCTGGACGGCGACGTCCTGGAGTCGCGCGGCGACCGCGTCACGGTCGACCCGCGCGCCCACGGCGAGCTGATCACGCCGCACGCCCTCGAAGCCGTCAAGGCCGCGGGCGTCACGCTTCGCGACCTCGACGCCATCGTCTGCGGCGTCGGCCCCGGCCCCTTCACCGGCCTTCGCGCCGGCATGGCCACCGCCGCGTCGCTCGCCCACGCCCTCGGCATCCCCGCCTACCCGGTCTGCAGTCTCGACGCCATCGCCGCCGACGTCGCCCCCGGCGAAGCGCCCTTCCTCGTCCTCACCGACGCGAGGCGCCGCGAGGTCTACTGGGCCGCGTACGCCGCCGACGGCTCCCGCACCGACGGCCCCCACGTCGAGCGGCCCGCGGACCTCCAGACCACTCTCAAGGTCGCGGCGGGCGACGGCGCCCTCCTCTACGCGGACGCCCTCGGCGTCCAGCCGATCGAGCCGCGCTTCCCGTCACCCATCGGGCTGGTCAAGGCCGCCCACAAGGACTTCAACAGCGAGCCCGCCCCGCTCACCCCCCTCTACCTCCGCCGCCCCGACGCCGTCGAGCCGGCCGCGCGCAAGAAGGTGACCACGCCGTGA
- a CDS encoding glycosyltransferase produces MGGGSIKILLAITQAFALTMSVAFIVYVVVIVVPYLRRKPAPVGDAGDFTWHFFVPCRDEQTVIRETVRYLRSTFRHAHVWVVDDDSEDRTARVVKSIWRRNGGYDPYLHLVPRRRPEARTGKGDALNAAYQALNDWMGPDASRDDVVVVVVDADGRPAENCLEVCAADHLFGDETIGAVQLDVWMGNAGTRPPGKNWFSRAFGLKLAQMQDLEFRTAIAAIQTSRGFTGTISMGGNGQFTRLSALDSIAGPDEQPWRGSLLEDFELGVHLLTAGWRTGYTPDSHVKQEGLYSLRRFLVQRTRWGQGTMQCSRYLRRIWDSPHVSTLGAAEMMYYLAQPWMQLLGSLLYPIPFILLLFSTAGDPAQVWTWFADDGAWILFAIYGSFGLLPFIVWGPIYQYKCLKSRNVLRGLGMGFAYALYIYTFYITSWRALFRLVRGRNGWSKTRRNTEHAPGVKVALDS; encoded by the coding sequence ATGGGCGGCGGCTCGATCAAGATCCTTCTGGCGATCACGCAGGCCTTCGCGCTCACCATGAGCGTGGCGTTCATCGTGTACGTGGTCGTGATCGTCGTGCCGTACCTGCGGCGCAAACCCGCGCCCGTAGGCGACGCGGGCGACTTCACCTGGCACTTCTTCGTGCCGTGCCGGGACGAACAGACCGTCATCCGGGAAACCGTGCGGTACCTGCGTTCGACGTTCCGGCACGCGCACGTCTGGGTCGTCGACGACGATTCCGAGGACCGCACGGCGCGCGTGGTCAAGTCGATCTGGCGGCGCAACGGCGGTTACGACCCGTATCTGCACCTGGTTCCCCGGCGCCGTCCGGAAGCGAGGACGGGCAAGGGCGACGCGCTCAACGCCGCCTATCAGGCGCTCAACGACTGGATGGGCCCGGACGCGAGCCGTGACGACGTGGTCGTCGTGGTCGTCGACGCGGACGGACGGCCGGCGGAGAACTGCCTCGAGGTGTGCGCCGCGGACCATCTCTTCGGCGACGAGACGATCGGCGCCGTGCAACTCGACGTCTGGATGGGCAACGCCGGCACCCGTCCGCCGGGGAAGAACTGGTTCTCCCGTGCCTTCGGGTTGAAGCTGGCCCAGATGCAGGATCTCGAGTTCCGTACGGCCATCGCGGCCATCCAGACCTCGCGCGGCTTCACCGGCACGATCTCCATGGGCGGCAACGGTCAGTTCACGCGACTGTCCGCATTGGACTCCATCGCCGGGCCGGACGAACAGCCGTGGCGGGGTTCGCTGCTGGAGGACTTCGAACTCGGCGTGCACCTGCTGACCGCGGGCTGGCGGACCGGCTACACCCCGGATTCCCATGTGAAGCAGGAAGGGCTGTACAGCCTGCGGCGGTTCCTGGTGCAGCGCACGCGCTGGGGCCAGGGCACGATGCAGTGTTCGCGGTATCTCCGGCGGATCTGGGATTCGCCGCATGTGAGCACGCTGGGCGCGGCCGAGATGATGTACTACCTCGCGCAGCCGTGGATGCAGCTGCTCGGCTCGCTGCTGTACCCGATCCCGTTCATCCTGCTGCTCTTCAGCACCGCGGGCGATCCGGCGCAGGTGTGGACCTGGTTCGCCGACGACGGCGCGTGGATCCTGTTCGCGATCTACGGCTCTTTCGGGCTGCTGCCGTTCATCGTGTGGGGCCCGATCTACCAGTACAAATGCCTGAAGAGCCGCAATGTCCTACGTGGACTCGGGATGGGTTTCGCCTACGCGCTGTACATCTACACGTTCTACATCACGTCGTGGCGGGCGCTGTTCCGGCTGGTGCGCGGCCGCAACGGCTGGTCGAAGACGCGGCGGAACACCGAGCACGCCCCCGGGGTCAAGGTCGCACTGGACTCCTGA
- the wecB gene encoding non-hydrolyzing UDP-N-acetylglucosamine 2-epimerase — protein sequence MDVMLLAGTRPEAVKLAPLALALAEHPHLRPFVVHSGQHQGMVEQALIPFGLPVDAWLDIPPRTTGTQAELVSGLLPALDEVLRRVAPAAIVVQGDTTTALAGALAAFWQGVPVVHLEAGLRTHDLAAPFPEEGTRQMISRIAALHLAPTTGAAAALRTEGVPRQRIAVTGNTVVDAVIAIAERDLPARDTALALLEMEIAEAGERLVLVTSHRRESWGEPLGRTLAAIELIVAEHSDVQVLFPVHPNPAVRDQVTTALGGTPRVTITEPLEYPDLVRALRLAELVLTDSGGIQEEAPTFGTPVLVLRDVTERREAVEAGCAWLVGTDTGLIADTAAKILRGDLHPTHAGNPYGDGNAAALSVAALEELLNLAPAPRTAAESR from the coding sequence GTGGATGTGATGTTGCTGGCCGGGACGCGGCCGGAGGCGGTCAAGCTCGCGCCGCTGGCGCTGGCACTGGCGGAACACCCGCACCTGCGGCCCTTCGTCGTCCACAGTGGACAACATCAGGGCATGGTCGAGCAGGCGCTGATCCCGTTCGGCCTGCCGGTCGACGCCTGGCTCGACATTCCGCCGAGGACCACCGGTACCCAGGCGGAACTGGTCTCCGGCCTGCTTCCCGCGCTCGACGAGGTGCTGCGCCGGGTCGCCCCGGCCGCGATCGTCGTCCAGGGTGACACGACGACGGCACTCGCGGGCGCGCTCGCCGCGTTCTGGCAGGGCGTCCCGGTCGTGCATCTGGAAGCGGGACTGCGCACACACGACCTCGCCGCACCGTTCCCCGAAGAGGGCACGCGGCAGATGATCTCGCGTATCGCCGCCCTGCATCTCGCGCCGACGACGGGCGCCGCGGCCGCGCTGCGCACGGAAGGTGTTCCGCGCCAACGGATCGCCGTCACCGGCAACACCGTCGTCGACGCCGTGATCGCGATCGCCGAGCGCGATCTCCCCGCACGGGACACCGCGCTCGCCTTGCTGGAGATGGAAATCGCCGAGGCGGGTGAGCGGCTCGTCCTCGTGACGTCGCACCGTCGCGAGTCCTGGGGCGAACCGTTGGGCCGCACACTCGCGGCCATCGAGCTGATCGTCGCGGAACACAGCGACGTCCAGGTGCTGTTCCCGGTGCATCCCAATCCGGCCGTGCGGGACCAGGTGACGACCGCGCTCGGCGGGACGCCGCGGGTGACGATCACCGAGCCGCTCGAATATCCCGATCTCGTACGCGCGCTGCGGCTCGCCGAGCTCGTCCTGACCGATTCCGGTGGCATCCAAGAGGAAGCGCCGACCTTCGGCACCCCCGTCCTGGTGCTTCGCGACGTCACCGAACGACGTGAAGCCGTCGAAGCCGGCTGCGCCTGGCTGGTCGGGACGGACACCGGCCTCATCGCCGACACCGCGGCGAAGATCCTGCGTGGCGACCTTCACCCGACGCACGCCGGAAACCCTTACGGAGACGGCAATGCCGCCGCCTTGTCGGTGGCGGCGCTGGAGGAGCTGCTCAACCTCGCACCGGCGCCGCGCACCGCCGCCGAATCCCGCTAG